ACGAATGGTTTGTAGAAGTCCTGCCACTTCTTGGGCCAAATATTCCCGGGAGCAGATGCCTTCCTCCACCCAACGACGGATCGGCGGATAATCCAGCAGCCGATACACCGCAGGGAGGCGGCGGAGATCAGCCTCCGTTTTATTTTCATCTCCCCTCTGTATGGGGAAAGACTCCCCCTTCATTCTGCAGCCTCCTTCCAACCAACCGTTTTTGACAATTCCCCGAAAAAAAGTAGAATTTATGCTATAAGAGCCTGAAGGCGGTGTGGTTATGCGTGATCTTCCCATCGAAGAAATTTTCCTGAATAAAGCGTATCAATATGTCGATGTAAGGGCTCCTAAAGAATTTAATGAAGCCCGTATCCCAGGAGCCGTCAACCTCCCTTTGTTTTCAGACGAGGAGAGAGCCGAAATCGGCATCTTATATACGAATAAAGGACCGGAAGCCGCCAAATGGAGGGCGATGGAGATGGTCTCCCCGAAGATTCCCCACTTGATGGAGGGGCTAAGGAAAATTATCCGGTCGGGAAAAGAGCCTGCCTTGTACTGTTGGCGGGGAGGAATGCGTTCAAAAGCCGTAGCTACCTTTGCCGGCCTAGTCGGCCTCTCAGGGGTACGCCTGATTGGCGGCTACCGAGCCTATCGTCAATATATTCTGGAGCACTTAAACGAAAGCCTCATCCCCGACCATCTCTTTTACCTTCATGGATTAACCGGAGTGGGAAAAACGAAGGTTCTCCTCGCCTTACAGGAAAAGGGATGGCCAACCGTCGATCTGGAAGCCTTCGCCAATCATCGAGGCTCCGTATTCGGGAATTTTGGCTATGGGGAGGCTTATAACCAAAAGATGTTCGATTCTCTTCTCTACGAAAGGCTCTTCACTTTAAAAGGAAGCCCCTTTCTGATTCTCGAAGCGGAAAGTCGCCGCATTGGAAAAGCGACCCAACCTGATTTTCTCTTAGCGGCCCGGGAAAAAGGGGTTCATCTCCTCCTCACTGCCGATCTTGAAACAAGGGTCACACGACTCTATGAAGAGTATGTAGAGCCATATCTCTCCCACCGTGATTTTAAACCGCGGGTGGAGCATGCCTTAACGCTGATCGCGAAGCGAATCTCCCCGGCAGCTGCCAAAGAGATGGCGGATGCGCTCAATCGGGAGGATTATCCTTCCTTCATTCGCCTTCTTCTCCTCTACTACTATGATCCCATGTATCGGCATAAACAGCAGGAATATGAAAGCTTATATCGCGAATTTGATGTGACCGATCTGGAAAAAGGCGTCGGGGAATTGGAATCCTACTTAAACAGCGAGATTCCTGAACCGCTGCTCCACCCGTGACCGATTAGATCTCGTTTTGATTCTCTCCTCATTATTCCACCAAGAATTTCTCCCGCACTCGCTGCCAAAAGGGGAAAATGCGATACCGGGCAAAGCGGAGCTTCTCCGGTGCGACCTGCATCCGTACCCGGGTAAGTCCCGTTATGAAATGTTCCTTTCCATCAATCCCAACCAGGATGTCGCGATCCGGGTTTTTGGGATAGAGGTCGAGGACGTGATGGGCAGGCAAGATAAAGGAGCGGTTTAACGTGCGGAATTCCCGGTTATTGATGGCGGCCAGCTCCGAAACCTGAATGGCCTCAATGGAAGGATGAATAATGCTCCCCCCTACGGAATGGTTATAACCGGTGGAACCGGAAGGAGTGGAGACGATGATGCCGTCCCCTCGAAAAGACTCGAAGCGCCGCTCGTTGATCCACACTTCCAGCACAAAGGTGGAAAGGGTTTTACTGCGTAAAATCACCTCATTCAAAGCGAGATGGCGGTTTACTTTCCCTGTGCCCAGCTCAAAACGGGCCTCCACCAAGGGGTAATCCACCATCCGGGGCGTTTTGAACAAAAGATGATGGAGAAAATCCTCCGCTTCATCCCTGTCCCAGTCTGCATAAAAACCAAGGCGCCCTGTATGAAGACCGACCAAAGCCACCTCAGGACGGTAAAATTGGTGAAAAGCCTCAAGCATCGTCCCATCTCCACCGATGGCGATCACCAACTCAGGCTCCTCGCTCCTTTGCCATTGATGCTCTTGGAGTTTTTCTTCGATCCATGCTGCAATTTCCCTGCTCTGGGAGTCTTCTCGTACCACCAATTGGTATTTCTTCACAACCTATCCTCCTAGTTTTTCTCTCCTGGACCCACTTGATTCCTGAGCACCCCGATTTGATCAATATGAACCTCCACCACATCTCCAGGACGTAAGTAACGGGGAGGAGTAAAGCCCTGTCCTACTCCGCTCGGCGTCCCGGTCGCCAGGATATCGCCGGCTTTTAACGTCATGCCTTGGGAGAGAATATGTATAAGTCTGGGAATGGAGAAAATGAGCTGATCGGTCTTTCCGTCCTGCCGTTTCTCACCATTTACGTAAGTTTCAATATGAAAAGGTTGGGACATAAGATTGCCTTCATTCACGAGAAGGTAGGGCCCAAAGGGGGCAAAGGTATCAAGGCTTTTCCCCTTAAAAAATTGCTGATGCCTCTTCTGCAGATCCCTCGCCGTCACGTCGTTAAATATGGTGTACGCGAAAATATAGTCAATCGCCTCTTCTTCCAGGATATTTCTCCCCCCCTTACCCAGGATGACGGCCAATTCCCCTTCATAATCTATCGCGTTCGTAATCCCGACATGGGGATCAATCTCATCGAGATGGCCGATCACGGTGTTTGGCCCCTTTGTGAAAAAGAGGGGATATTCCGGGATTTCACCACTGCCTGTAAAGTTGCTCACCTCTTTTACGTGTTCTCTATAATTTTTCCCTACACAGTAGAGATTTCTCTCCGGGCGATAAGGAGGTTTTAAGCGCACCTCTTCAAAAGGGATTCCTTCTTTCAGGTTTTTTAATACCGAAAGGTCCCTCTCTTCATCCTCGATGTAAGAAAGGAGTGTGGGATACCCCAGCTCTTCCGGAACCGGAAAAAAGGCCTCTTCTCCCCACAACCCCCATCTTTCTTTCCCTGTTTTTCGATGTAGTACCGTTGCCAATTTCATATACGTTCTCCTCCCATTCGATACAAGAGATGAATGACACTTTCAAACTTCCTCAACGGGGCGTGAATTTCCCGTCCATCTCTCTCCATTGCCGGATGACGCTCTCCATATCCTGTGGAAGAGGGGAGGTAAACCTCATCTCCTGTTCCAAAAAGGGGTGGAAGAAAGAAAGTTGATGAGCATGAAGAGCCTGTCTTCTTATCCATCGTTGATCTCCACCGTAGAGAGGGTCTCCCAGGAGAGGATGACCCAAATGGTTTAAGTGAACCCGGATCTGATGCGTTCTTCCTGTTTCTAATTCTAAACGAAGGAGGCTGCCTTGGCTATACTCTTCCACCACTTGATAATGCGTAACCGCACGCTCCCCTGTTTTGGAGACTCGCCTTCGGGTGGGATGATGCCTGTCCCTCCCGATGGGGAAATGGATCGTTTCTTCCTTTTTTGGCAAAGTTCCTGCGATGATGGCTAAGTAGATCCGCTTCACCCGTCTTTCCCGAAGTTCCTCATCCAAAATGGAATGGGCCAGCGCGTGCTTGGCCACCAGGAGTAGGCCTGAAGTTTCTCGATCCAAACGATGGACATGCCTTACCTTGGTACGTAAACCCTCTTGGTAGTAATGGTAAGCCAGCGCATTGGCCAGGGTGCCTTTTTGGCCTACTTCAGTGGGATGAACCGATATCCCTGCCGGCTTATCCACGATGAGCAGATGTTCATCTTCATAAGGGATGAAGAGGGGCATCTCTTCCGGCTCCACACCATACTCTTCATCGGGGAAGAGGAGGACTTGAAGAAGATCTCCTTCCCGGATGTTTTTTTGCAGGGAAACCTTTTCACCGTTCAGTCGGATGCCATCCATTCTCGTTAATTTTTGCAATTTCCTGCCGGAGATGTGCATACGCTCCCGCAAGGCTACTTCAAGGGGAATCCCCCCTTCCCCTTCTTCTACGCGAAGCATCCACCACTTCCCTTTTCGAAAGGGACGACCCATTTCCATCCACCTCTCTCTCCATTATACCTTTTTTAATAGGATAAGAAAAAGCCTGAAAAAATCAGGCTTTTATGGTGATGCGGTATTTCCGGGAGGGACCTCCCCCCCTCCATTTTGAGGTGGATTTGCCGAAGCAGGCGGCACGGTTCCTTGATCCGGAGGAGTTTGTTCTCCCGGTGTTTCTCCTTGGCCTGAAGGATTCGTCCCGTCGGTGGAAGGCGCGTTCCCACTCCCCGGGTCATTTCCATCCTTTGATGGGCTGCCCTTCGAGTCGGTAGGGGGTTGAGCTGCCTCCGGACTATTTCCGGTATTCGTGGAATCCTTTTGATTATCCCCCGCATCATGAGCAGGAGGGTTCGCTTCCTTGGTCGTCTCTTTTTTCGGTTTAGCGGTCGATTTTTTCACCACTTTTTTCACCGGTTCTTCATCGTTCGCAGGATCAACCAGAGCCAATCCCTCTTCTTCCGTCATGCCCATGGCGGCCCACAGTTCATGACGTATGCGATCGATCTCTTCTTTTGAAAAGAGCGTGTAGCTAACTCCGTCCCAATACGCATTGGCCTCAATCGTCTCAATGGCCGAGGAACCTACGGGAGCAAAAGTATTGGCAAGCCCAATGATTTCATCCTTTGATAAGTCGGTGGTGATATGGTCGCCCACAATGTCAAGAATGCCGAAGATGTGGGAAATTCCGGCCAGGGACTTGACTTTGTCGGCGACGAGCCTGATCACTTCCCTCTCCCTTTCATTCCGCTCAAAATCGGAGGAATAATACTTCGGGCCACGATCATCATGGCGGTGGCGGACATAATCCAGGGCATTCTTTCCATCTAAAACCTGGAGCCCAGGCTGAAGATCGATGCTGGTGCCATCGGTGGGATCGTGATAAACCAATCGACGCTCCACGTTCACTTCGATGCCGCCCAGTTCATCAATCACTTTTCTAAAACCTTCAAAATCGACCGTCACATAATGTTCAATGGGTATGCCCAGAAATCCCTCCAGCGTCTTTTTCACCATGCGGATACCCGTCATATTGACCGGCTCTTGGTTCCGTTCCGCTTTTAACCGCTCCGATTCGCCCCGGGCATACGCAGAGTTGATTTTGGCATATCCCACATCCGGGATCATGACCCGGGTATCTCTGGGGATGGAAAGGAGCTTTACTTTCTTCTCCTTCGGTTGCACGACGGCCACGATCATGACATCGGTATTGAGAAGACCCAAATTTTGCCTGGAGTCTTTGCCAAGGAGAACCATGGCGAAGGGGTCTTCCGAAAAGG
The DNA window shown above is from Thermicanus aegyptius DSM 12793 and carries:
- the mnmH gene encoding tRNA 2-selenouridine(34) synthase MnmH, giving the protein MRDLPIEEIFLNKAYQYVDVRAPKEFNEARIPGAVNLPLFSDEERAEIGILYTNKGPEAAKWRAMEMVSPKIPHLMEGLRKIIRSGKEPALYCWRGGMRSKAVATFAGLVGLSGVRLIGGYRAYRQYILEHLNESLIPDHLFYLHGLTGVGKTKVLLALQEKGWPTVDLEAFANHRGSVFGNFGYGEAYNQKMFDSLLYERLFTLKGSPFLILEAESRRIGKATQPDFLLAAREKGVHLLLTADLETRVTRLYEEYVEPYLSHRDFKPRVEHALTLIAKRISPAAAKEMADALNREDYPSFIRLLLLYYYDPMYRHKQQEYESLYREFDVTDLEKGVGELESYLNSEIPEPLLHP
- a CDS encoding NAD kinase, which produces MKKYQLVVREDSQSREIAAWIEEKLQEHQWQRSEEPELVIAIGGDGTMLEAFHQFYRPEVALVGLHTGRLGFYADWDRDEAEDFLHHLLFKTPRMVDYPLVEARFELGTGKVNRHLALNEVILRSKTLSTFVLEVWINERRFESFRGDGIIVSTPSGSTGYNHSVGGSIIHPSIEAIQVSELAAINNREFRTLNRSFILPAHHVLDLYPKNPDRDILVGIDGKEHFITGLTRVRMQVAPEKLRFARYRIFPFWQRVREKFLVE
- a CDS encoding fumarylacetoacetate hydrolase family protein, yielding MKLATVLHRKTGKERWGLWGEEAFFPVPEELGYPTLLSYIEDEERDLSVLKNLKEGIPFEEVRLKPPYRPERNLYCVGKNYREHVKEVSNFTGSGEIPEYPLFFTKGPNTVIGHLDEIDPHVGITNAIDYEGELAVILGKGGRNILEEEAIDYIFAYTIFNDVTARDLQKRHQQFFKGKSLDTFAPFGPYLLVNEGNLMSQPFHIETYVNGEKRQDGKTDQLIFSIPRLIHILSQGMTLKAGDILATGTPSGVGQGFTPPRYLRPGDVVEVHIDQIGVLRNQVGPGEKN
- a CDS encoding RluA family pseudouridine synthase produces the protein MEMGRPFRKGKWWMLRVEEGEGGIPLEVALRERMHISGRKLQKLTRMDGIRLNGEKVSLQKNIREGDLLQVLLFPDEEYGVEPEEMPLFIPYEDEHLLIVDKPAGISVHPTEVGQKGTLANALAYHYYQEGLRTKVRHVHRLDRETSGLLLVAKHALAHSILDEELRERRVKRIYLAIIAGTLPKKEETIHFPIGRDRHHPTRRRVSKTGERAVTHYQVVEEYSQGSLLRLELETGRTHQIRVHLNHLGHPLLGDPLYGGDQRWIRRQALHAHQLSFFHPFLEQEMRFTSPLPQDMESVIRQWREMDGKFTPR
- a CDS encoding LCP family protein; its protein translation is MEPQLTRSRKRKRLQLKRWQWIVIVFVVLLGSGVVYAYIKVNSVLDKITTNGEPLTDEEKNSPPPSRPFSEDPFAMVLLGKDSRQNLGLLNTDVMIVAVVQPKEKKVKLLSIPRDTRVMIPDVGYAKINSAYARGESERLKAERNQEPVNMTGIRMVKKTLEGFLGIPIEHYVTVDFEGFRKVIDELGGIEVNVERRLVYHDPTDGTSIDLQPGLQVLDGKNALDYVRHRHDDRGPKYYSSDFERNEREREVIRLVADKVKSLAGISHIFGILDIVGDHITTDLSKDEIIGLANTFAPVGSSAIETIEANAYWDGVSYTLFSKEEIDRIRHELWAAMGMTEEEGLALVDPANDEEPVKKVVKKSTAKPKKETTKEANPPAHDAGDNQKDSTNTGNSPEAAQPPTDSKGSPSKDGNDPGSGNAPSTDGTNPSGQGETPGEQTPPDQGTVPPASANPPQNGGGEVPPGNTASP